A genome region from Neisseria meningitidis includes the following:
- the ilvE gene encoding branched-chain-amino-acid transaminase, which translates to MSRPVPAVFGSVFHSQMPVLAYREGKWQPTEWQSSQDLSLAPGAHALHYGSECFEGLKAFRQADGKIVLFRPTANIARMRQSADILHLPRPETQAYLDALVELVKRAADEIPDAPAALYLRPTLIGTDPVIGKAGSPSETALLYILASPVGDYFKVGSPVKILVETEHIRCAPHMGRVKCGGNYASAMHWVLKAKAEYGANQVLFCPNGDVQETGASNFILINGDEIITKPLTDEFLHGVTRDSVLTVAKDLGYTVSERNFTVDELKAAVENGAEAILTGTAAVISPVTSFVIGGKEIEVKSQERGYAIRKAITDIQYGLAEDKYGWLVEVC; encoded by the coding sequence ATGAGCAGACCCGTACCCGCCGTATTCGGCAGCGTTTTTCACAGTCAAATGCCCGTCCTCGCCTACCGCGAAGGCAAATGGCAGCCGACCGAATGGCAATCTTCCCAAGACCTCTCCCTCGCACCGGGCGCGCACGCCCTGCACTACGGCAGCGAATGTTTCGAGGGACTGAAAGCCTTCCGTCAGGCAGACGGTAAAATCGTACTGTTCCGTCCGACTGCCAATATCGCGCGTATGCGGCAAAGTGCGGACATTTTGCACCTGCCCCGCCCCGAAACCCAAGCCTATCTCGATGCTTTGGTCGAACTGGTCAAACGTGCCGCCGATGAAATTCCCGACGCGCCTGCCGCCCTGTACCTGCGCCCGACCTTAATCGGTACCGATCCCGTCATCGGCAAGGCCGGTTCTCCTTCCGAAACCGCCCTGCTGTATATTTTGGCTTCCCCCGTCGGCGACTATTTCAAAGTCGGCTCGCCCGTCAAAATTTTAGTGGAAACCGAACACATCCGCTGCGCCCCGCATATGGGCCGCGTCAAATGCGGCGGCAACTACGCTTCCGCCATGCACTGGGTGCTGAAGGCGAAAGCCGAATACGGCGCAAACCAAGTCCTCTTCTGCCCGAACGGCGACGTGCAGGAAACCGGCGCGTCCAACTTTATCCTGATTAACGGCGATGAAATCATTACCAAACCGCTGACCGACGAGTTTTTGCACGGCGTAACCCGCGATTCCGTACTGACGGTTGCCAAAGATTTGGGCTATACCGTCAGCGAACGTAATTTCACGGTTGACGAACTGAAAGCTGCTGTGGAAAACGGTGCGGAGGCGATTCTGACCGGTACGGCAGCCGTCATCTCGCCCGTTACTTCCTTCGTCATCGGCGGCAAAGAAATCGAAGTGAAAAGCCAAGAACGCGGCTATGCCATCCGTAAGGCGATTACCGACATCCAGTATGGTTTGGCGGAAGACAAATACGGCTGGCTGGTTGAAGTGTGCTGA
- a CDS encoding DNA gyrase inhibitor YacG, with amino-acid sequence MTESRQTRLQVKCPTCQTAVVWEPENAFRPFCSQRCKLIDLSGWADGKYTVSGQTESLPEISEPDMAYR; translated from the coding sequence ATGACTGAATCGCGGCAAACACGCCTTCAAGTCAAATGTCCGACCTGTCAAACAGCAGTAGTATGGGAACCCGAAAACGCATTCCGCCCCTTCTGTTCGCAACGCTGCAAACTGATCGACTTGAGCGGATGGGCAGACGGGAAATATACGGTTTCCGGCCAAACGGAAAGTTTGCCGGAAATATCCGAACCCGACATGGCATACCGCTGA
- a CDS encoding lipopolysaccharide assembly LapA domain-containing protein: protein MKLIYTVIKIIILLLFLLLAVINTDAVTFSYLPGQKVDLPLIVVLFGAFVVGIVFGMFALFGRLLSLRGENGRLRAEVKKNARLTGKELTAPPAQNAPESAKQP from the coding sequence ATGAAACTTATCTATACCGTCATCAAAATCATTATCCTGCTGCTCTTCCTGCTGCTTGCCGTCATTAATACGGATGCCGTTACCTTCTCCTACCTGCCCGGACAGAAAGTCGATTTGCCGCTGATTGTCGTATTGTTCGGCGCATTTGTAGTCGGTATTGTTTTTGGAATGTTTGCCTTGTTCGGACGGTTGTTGTCGTTACGTGGCGAGAACGGCAGGTTGCGTGCCGAAGTAAAGAAAAATGCGCGTTTGACGGGGAAAGAGCTGACCGCACCACCGGCGCAAAATGCGCCCGAATCTGCCAAACAGCCTTGA
- the pilG gene encoding type 4 pilus assembly protein PilG, whose protein sequence is MAKNGGFSLFAKKEKRFIFEGRHSASDKLVNGEVSAFTEEEVRKKLAKRGIRPLQITRVKTSSKRKITQEDITVFTRQLSTMIKAGLPLMQAFEIVARGHGNPSMTEMLMEIRGEVEQGSSLSRAFSNHPKYFDRFYCNLVAAGETGGVLESLLDKLAIYKEKTQAIRKKVKTALTYPVSVIAVAIGLVFVMMIFVLPAFKEVYANMGAELPALTQTVMDMSDFFVSYGWMVLIALGFAIYGFLKLKARSIKIQRRMDAILLRMPIFGDIVRKGTIARWGRTTATLIAAGVPLVDVLDSTAGAAGNLIYEEATREIRTRVIQGLSMTSGMRATELFPNMMLQMSSIGEESGSLDDMLNKAAEFYEDEVDNAVGRLSAMMEPIIIVILGLVIGTLLVAMYLPLFNLGNVVA, encoded by the coding sequence ATGGCTAAAAACGGAGGATTTTCTTTGTTCGCAAAGAAAGAAAAACGCTTTATCTTTGAAGGCAGGCATTCCGCCTCCGACAAACTGGTCAACGGCGAAGTATCCGCGTTTACCGAAGAAGAGGTGCGCAAAAAACTGGCAAAACGCGGCATCCGCCCGTTGCAGATTACCCGTGTGAAAACAAGCTCCAAGCGCAAAATCACACAAGAAGACATCACCGTTTTCACCCGCCAGCTGTCCACGATGATTAAAGCGGGCCTGCCGCTGATGCAGGCATTTGAAATCGTGGCGCGCGGACACGGCAACCCGTCTATGACGGAAATGCTGATGGAAATCCGAGGCGAAGTGGAACAGGGCAGCTCGTTGAGCCGCGCATTCTCAAACCACCCAAAATATTTCGACCGCTTCTACTGCAATCTGGTTGCGGCGGGCGAAACGGGCGGCGTATTGGAAAGCCTGCTGGACAAATTGGCAATTTACAAAGAAAAAACCCAGGCCATCCGCAAAAAGGTAAAAACCGCACTGACCTATCCGGTATCCGTCATCGCCGTCGCCATCGGTTTGGTATTCGTGATGATGATTTTCGTACTGCCCGCCTTTAAAGAAGTTTACGCCAATATGGGCGCGGAGCTTCCCGCACTGACCCAAACAGTGATGGATATGTCCGACTTTTTCGTCTCATACGGCTGGATGGTGCTGATCGCACTGGGCTTTGCCATATACGGCTTCCTTAAATTGAAGGCGCGTTCGATTAAAATCCAACGGCGTATGGATGCCATACTGCTGCGTATGCCGATTTTCGGAGACATTGTCCGCAAAGGGACGATTGCCCGCTGGGGCAGGACGACGGCGACGCTGATTGCGGCAGGCGTGCCTTTGGTCGATGTATTGGACTCCACTGCCGGCGCGGCGGGCAATTTAATCTATGAAGAAGCCACCCGGGAAATCCGTACGCGCGTCATCCAAGGTTTGTCTATGACTTCGGGGATGCGTGCGACGGAACTGTTCCCCAATATGATGTTGCAGATGTCTTCCATCGGCGAGGAATCGGGTTCTTTGGACGATATGCTCAACAAAGCCGCCGAATTTTACGAAGACGAGGTGGACAATGCGGTCGGCAGGCTGTCCGCTATGATGGAGCCGATCATTATCGTGATTTTAGGCTTGGTCATCGGCACGCTTCTGGTCGCCATGTATCTGCCGCTGTTTAATTTGGGCAACGTGGTCGCCTGA
- the lapB gene encoding lipopolysaccharide assembly protein LapB, with protein MDNELWIILLPIILLPVFFAMGWFAARVDMKTVLKQAKSIPSGFYKSLDALVDRNSGRAARELAEVIDQQPQSYDLNLTLGKLYRQRGENDKAINIHRTMLDSPDTVGEKRARVLFELAQNYQSAGLVDRAEQIFLGLQDGKMAREARQHLLNIYQQDRDWEKAVETARLLSHDDQTYQFEIAQFYCELAQAALFKSNFDVARFNVGKALEANKKCTRANMILGDIEHRQGNFPAAVEAYAAIEQQNHAYLSMVGEKLYEAYAAQGKPEEGLNRLTGYMQTFPELDLINVVYEKSLLLKCEKEAAQTAVELVRRKPDLNGVYRLLGLKLSDLDPAWKADADMMRSVIGRQLQRSVMYRCRNCHFKSQVFFWHCPACNKWQTFTPNKIEV; from the coding sequence ATGGACAATGAATTGTGGATTATCCTGCTGCCGATTATCCTTTTGCCCGTTTTCTTCGCGATGGGCTGGTTTGCCGCCCGTGTGGATATGAAGACTGTATTAAAGCAGGCAAAAAGCATACCGTCGGGATTTTATAAAAGTCTGGATGCCTTGGTTGACCGCAACAGCGGACGTGCCGCCAGGGAATTGGCAGAGGTCATTGATCAGCAGCCTCAGTCATACGACCTAAACCTCACCCTAGGCAAGCTTTACCGTCAGCGTGGCGAAAACGACAAAGCCATCAACATACACCGGACAATGCTCGATTCTCCCGATACGGTCGGCGAAAAGCGCGCGCGCGTCCTGTTTGAATTGGCGCAAAACTACCAAAGTGCGGGGTTGGTCGATCGTGCCGAACAGATTTTTTTGGGGCTGCAAGACGGTAAAATGGCGCGTGAAGCCAGACAGCACCTGCTCAATATCTACCAACAGGACAGGGATTGGGAAAAAGCGGTTGAAACCGCCCGGCTGCTCAGCCATGACGATCAGACCTATCAGTTTGAAATCGCCCAGTTTTATTGCGAACTTGCCCAAGCCGCGCTGTTCAAGTCCAATTTCGATGTCGCGCGTTTCAATGTCGGCAAGGCACTCGAAGCCAACAAAAAATGCACCCGTGCCAACATGATTTTGGGCGACATCGAACACCGACAAGGCAATTTCCCTGCCGCCGTCGAAGCCTATGCCGCCATCGAGCAGCAAAACCATGCATACTTGAGCATGGTCGGCGAGAAGCTTTACGAAGCCTATGCCGCGCAGGGAAAACCTGAAGAAGGCTTGAACCGTCTGACAGGATATATGCAGACGTTTCCCGAACTTGACCTGATCAATGTCGTGTACGAGAAATCCCTGCTGCTTAAGTGCGAGAAAGAAGCCGCGCAAACCGCCGTCGAGCTTGTCCGCCGCAAGCCCGACCTCAACGGCGTGTACCGCCTGCTTGGTTTGAAACTCAGCGATTTGGATCCGGCTTGGAAAGCCGATGCCGATATGATGCGTTCGGTTATCGGACGGCAGCTACAGCGCAGCGTGATGTACCGGTGCCGAAACTGCCACTTCAAATCACAAGTCTTTTTCTGGCATTGTCCTGCCTGCAACAAATGGCAGACGTTTACGCCAAACAAAATCGAAGTTTAA
- a CDS encoding prepilin peptidase, translating into MSDLSVLSPFAVPLTAVFGLLVGSFLNVVIYRVPVMMERGWTVFAKEYLNLPLTEEESRTFNLMKPDSCCPKCRVPIRAWQNIPIVSYLLLRGKCASCQTKISIRYPLIELLTGVLFGLVAWQYGWSWITLGGLILTAFLISLTFIDADTQYLPDSMTLPLIWLGLIFNLDGGFVPLQSAVLGAVAGYGSIWLLCAVYKLIKGEIGMGNGDFKLIAALGAWLGISALPVLIFVSSLIGLVAAIVMRVAKGQHFAFGPALTVSGWIIFTANDSVWRAVNWWLTHPVL; encoded by the coding sequence ATGTCTGATTTGTCTGTATTGTCGCCGTTTGCCGTGCCTTTGACAGCGGTGTTCGGGCTGCTGGTCGGAAGTTTCTTAAATGTCGTCATTTACCGCGTGCCGGTCATGATGGAACGCGGCTGGACGGTATTTGCCAAAGAATATTTAAACCTGCCGCTGACCGAAGAGGAAAGCCGTACCTTCAACCTGATGAAACCGGATTCCTGCTGTCCCAAATGCCGCGTGCCGATACGCGCGTGGCAGAACATCCCGATTGTCAGCTACCTGCTCCTGCGCGGCAAATGCGCCTCCTGCCAAACCAAAATCAGCATACGCTATCCCTTAATCGAACTGCTGACCGGCGTATTGTTCGGGCTGGTTGCCTGGCAATACGGCTGGTCTTGGATTACATTGGGCGGTTTGATACTGACCGCGTTTCTGATTTCCCTGACCTTTATCGATGCGGACACCCAATACCTGCCCGACTCGATGACATTACCCTTGATTTGGCTGGGGCTGATATTTAATTTGGACGGCGGCTTCGTGCCTTTGCAGTCTGCCGTTTTAGGTGCGGTTGCCGGCTATGGTTCGATATGGCTTTTATGCGCGGTATATAAACTGATTAAAGGCGAAATCGGTATGGGCAACGGAGATTTCAAACTGATTGCCGCATTGGGCGCGTGGCTCGGCATATCCGCATTGCCCGTGCTGATTTTTGTTTCCTCGCTGATCGGTTTGGTCGCGGCAATCGTTATGCGCGTCGCCAAGGGGCAGCATTTTGCCTTCGGCCCCGCACTGACAGTTTCGGGCTGGATAATTTTTACAGCAAACGATTCCGTATGGCGGGCGGTCAACTGGTGGCTGACCCATCCGGTGCTGTAA
- the dapD gene encoding 2,3,4,5-tetrahydropyridine-2,6-dicarboxylate N-succinyltransferase, whose product MSLQNIIETAFENRADITPSTVAPEVKEAVLETIRQLDSGKLRVAERLGVGEWKVNEWAKKAVLLSFRIQDNEVLNDGVNKYFDKVPTKFADWSEDEFKNAGFRAVPGAVARRGSFVAKNVVLMPSYVNIGAYVDEGAMVDTWATVGSCAQIGKNVHLSGGVGIGGVLEPLQASPTIIEDNCFIGARSEIVEGVIVEEGSVISMGVFIGQSTKIFDRTTGEIYQGRVPAGSVVVSGSMPSKDGSHSLYCAVIVKRVDAQTRAKTSVNELLRGI is encoded by the coding sequence ATGTCTTTGCAAAACATTATCGAAACCGCCTTTGAAAACCGCGCGGACATCACCCCGTCCACTGTTGCTCCCGAAGTTAAAGAAGCCGTGTTGGAAACCATCCGCCAACTCGATTCCGGCAAACTGCGCGTTGCCGAACGTTTGGGCGTGGGCGAATGGAAAGTCAACGAATGGGCGAAAAAAGCCGTGTTGCTGTCCTTCCGCATCCAAGACAACGAAGTCCTCAACGACGGCGTGAACAAATACTTCGACAAAGTGCCGACCAAGTTTGCCGATTGGTCTGAAGACGAGTTCAAAAACGCAGGCTTCCGCGCCGTTCCGGGTGCGGTTGCCCGACGCGGCAGCTTTGTTGCCAAAAATGTCGTGCTGATGCCGTCTTATGTCAACATCGGCGCATACGTTGACGAAGGCGCGATGGTTGATACTTGGGCGACCGTCGGCTCTTGCGCGCAAATCGGTAAAAACGTCCACTTGAGCGGCGGTGTCGGCATCGGTGGCGTACTCGAACCCCTGCAAGCCAGCCCGACCATTATTGAAGACAACTGCTTCATCGGTGCGCGTTCTGAAATCGTTGAGGGCGTGATTGTCGAAGAAGGCAGCGTGATTTCGATGGGCGTGTTCATCGGTCAATCCACCAAAATCTTCGACCGCACCACCGGCGAAATCTACCAAGGCCGCGTACCGGCAGGTTCGGTCGTCGTGTCCGGCAGTATGCCTTCCAAAGACGGCAGCCACAGCCTTTACTGCGCCGTCATCGTCAAACGCGTGGACGCGCAAACCCGTGCGAAAACCAGCGTGAACGAATTGTTGCGCGGCATCTGA
- the gloA gene encoding lactoylglutathione lyase → MRLLHTMLRVGNLEKSLDFYQNVLGMKLLRRKDYPEGRFTLAFVGYGDETDSTVLELTHNWDTERYDLGNAYGHIAVEVDDAYEACERVKRQGGNVVREAGPMKHGTTVIAFVEDPDGYKIEFIQKKSGDDSVAYQTA, encoded by the coding sequence ATGCGCTTACTCCATACTATGCTCCGCGTGGGCAATCTCGAAAAATCCCTCGATTTCTACCAAAACGTTTTGGGTATGAAACTGCTCCGCCGAAAAGATTATCCCGAAGGCAGATTTACCCTTGCCTTCGTCGGTTACGGCGACGAAACCGACAGCACGGTTTTGGAACTGACGCACAACTGGGATACGGAACGATACGACTTGGGCAACGCCTACGGACACATCGCGGTTGAAGTGGACGATGCCTACGAAGCCTGCGAACGTGTGAAGCGGCAGGGCGGAAACGTCGTCCGCGAAGCCGGCCCGATGAAACACGGCACAACCGTGATAGCCTTCGTCGAAGACCCCGACGGATACAAAATCGAGTTCATTCAAAAGAAAAGCGGTGACGATTCGGTTGCCTATCAAACTGCCTGA
- the pgi gene encoding glucose-6-phosphate isomerase, with product MNAFTRAWYALERHYQDTRHVLLRDRFACEPDRFERMHERLDGMLFDYSKNRLGEDTLQLLCRLAETADLEGKMRALRTGAKVNGSEGRAALHTALRLPDGADAVYADGRDVLPEIRRELNRALEFAHSLDDGSYQGTTGKRITDFVHIGIGGSDLGPAMCVQALEPFRRHITVHFAANADPACLDAVLCRLNPETTVFCVASKSFKTPETLLNAQAVKAWYRGAGFSESETGCHFCAVSADTEAAQSFGIAAERVFAMYDWVGGRYSVWSSVGLPVMVAVGGARFRELLAGAHAMDSHFFHTPPRRNIPVLMALIAVWYNNFQHADGQTAVPYSHNLRLLPAWLNQLDMESLGKSRASDGSPAVCKTGGIVFGGEGVNCQHAYFQLLHQGTRLIPCDFIVPMTAQGVEEGRSRFTVANAFAQAEALMKGKTLDEARAELADLPEAERERLAPHKEFPGNRPSNSILLDRLTPYNLGMLMAAYEHKTFVQGVIWDINPFDQWGVEYGKQLAKTIIGELEGGTSVHDASTEGLMAFYRECRLKGVGAA from the coding sequence ATGAATGCTTTTACCCGTGCATGGTATGCGCTCGAACGCCATTATCAGGATACGCGTCATGTCCTTTTGCGCGACCGCTTTGCCTGCGAACCCGACCGTTTTGAGCGTATGCATGAGCGTTTGGACGGGATGTTGTTCGATTACAGCAAAAACCGTTTGGGCGAAGATACGCTGCAACTGCTCTGCCGTCTTGCGGAGACGGCGGATTTGGAAGGGAAAATGCGTGCTTTGCGGACGGGTGCGAAAGTCAACGGCAGCGAGGGGCGTGCCGCGCTGCATACGGCTTTGCGCCTACCCGACGGTGCGGATGCCGTTTATGCGGACGGCAGGGACGTGTTGCCCGAAATCCGCCGCGAGTTAAATCGTGCGTTGGAGTTTGCACACAGTTTGGACGACGGTTCGTATCAGGGGACAACCGGAAAACGGATTACGGATTTTGTCCACATCGGCATAGGCGGATCCGACCTCGGGCCGGCAATGTGCGTGCAGGCACTTGAGCCGTTCAGACGGCATATCACCGTCCATTTTGCCGCCAACGCCGATCCTGCCTGCCTGGATGCGGTTTTATGCCGTCTGAACCCCGAAACGACAGTGTTTTGCGTTGCCAGCAAGTCCTTCAAAACACCGGAAACCCTGCTCAATGCACAGGCAGTCAAGGCGTGGTATCGCGGTGCGGGGTTCTCGGAATCCGAAACGGGATGTCATTTTTGCGCGGTATCTGCCGATACGGAAGCGGCGCAAAGTTTCGGCATTGCGGCGGAACGCGTGTTTGCGATGTACGACTGGGTGGGCGGACGCTATTCCGTCTGGTCGTCCGTCGGTTTGCCCGTGATGGTTGCGGTCGGCGGGGCGCGTTTCCGCGAGTTGTTGGCGGGGGCGCACGCGATGGACAGCCATTTTTTCCACACGCCGCCGCGCCGCAACATTCCCGTTCTGATGGCACTGATTGCCGTGTGGTATAACAATTTCCAGCACGCGGACGGGCAGACCGCCGTTCCGTACAGCCACAACCTGCGCCTGCTGCCGGCGTGGCTGAACCAGCTCGATATGGAGAGTTTGGGCAAAAGCCGCGCTTCAGACGGCAGTCCCGCCGTGTGCAAAACGGGCGGCATCGTGTTCGGCGGTGAAGGGGTCAACTGCCAGCACGCCTATTTCCAACTGCTTCATCAAGGCACGCGCCTGATTCCCTGCGACTTTATCGTCCCGATGACGGCGCAGGGCGTGGAGGAAGGACGCAGCCGTTTTACCGTTGCCAACGCCTTTGCACAGGCTGAAGCCCTGATGAAAGGCAAAACCTTGGACGAAGCACGCGCCGAATTGGCAGATTTGCCCGAAGCGGAACGCGAACGCCTCGCGCCGCACAAAGAGTTCCCCGGCAACCGCCCCAGCAACAGCATCCTGCTCGACCGCCTCACGCCCTACAATCTGGGTATGCTGATGGCGGCTTACGAACACAAAACCTTTGTGCAGGGTGTAATTTGGGACATCAATCCCTTCGATCAGTGGGGGGTTGAGTACGGCAAACAGTTGGCGAAAACCATCATCGGCGAACTGGAAGGCGGCACGTCCGTACACGATGCCTCGACCGAAGGGCTGATGGCGTTTTACCGTGAATGCCGTCTGAAAGGCGTCGGCGCGGCATAA
- the coaE gene encoding dephospho-CoA kinase (Dephospho-CoA kinase (CoaE) performs the final step in coenzyme A biosynthesis.) encodes MTVWVGLTGGIGSGKSAAAQCFADLGVPRIDADAAAHSLTASDGIALPEIRRLFGDTVFDTQGLLRRDILRKEVFASPSRKALLESVMLPLIFSEIKKQQETFTDAAYGIVEIPLLTEKRQFISLIRRVLTISAPLEKRIGRVMARSGLTRGEVADIISHQASESERLLLADDVLLNDGSLKSLREKTMRLHAFYSGIFASKPTQGKHND; translated from the coding sequence ATGACGGTATGGGTCGGACTGACCGGCGGAATCGGCAGCGGCAAATCGGCAGCCGCGCAATGTTTTGCCGATTTGGGCGTACCGCGTATCGATGCGGATGCGGCGGCGCACTCGCTGACGGCTTCAGACGGCATCGCCCTGCCGGAAATCAGGCGGCTGTTCGGCGACACCGTTTTCGACACACAGGGTTTGTTGCGACGCGACATATTGCGTAAAGAAGTCTTTGCCTCCCCATCGCGAAAAGCCTTGCTCGAATCCGTGATGTTGCCGCTGATTTTCTCAGAAATCAAAAAACAGCAAGAAACCTTTACCGATGCGGCTTACGGCATTGTCGAAATTCCGCTGCTGACGGAAAAGCGTCAATTTATCAGCCTGATACGGCGTGTCCTGACCATAAGCGCACCTTTGGAAAAACGTATCGGCAGGGTGATGGCCCGCAGCGGGCTGACGCGCGGCGAGGTGGCGGACATCATCAGCCATCAGGCATCCGAATCCGAACGCCTGCTGCTTGCAGACGATGTGCTGCTCAATGACGGCAGCCTCAAAAGCCTGCGTGAGAAAACAATGCGCCTGCACGCGTTTTATTCAGGGATTTTCGCCTCAAAACCAACACAAGGAAAACACAATGACTGA
- the fabI gene encoding enoyl-ACP reductase FabI: protein MGFLQGKKILITGMISERSIAYGIAKACREQGAELAFTYVVDKLEERVRKMAAELDSELVFRCDVASDDEINQVFADLGKHWDGLDGLVHSIGFAPKEALSGDFLDSISREAFNTAHEISAYSLPALAKAARPMMRGRNSAIVALSYLGAVRAIPNYNVMGMAKASLEAGIRFTAACLGKEGIRCNGISAGPIKTLAASGIADFGKLLGHVAAHNPLRRNVTIEEVGNTAAFLLSDLSSGITGEITYVDGGYSINALSTEG, encoded by the coding sequence ATGGGTTTTCTGCAAGGCAAAAAAATTCTGATTACCGGCATGATTTCCGAGCGTTCCATCGCTTACGGCATCGCCAAAGCCTGCCGCGAACAAGGCGCGGAACTGGCGTTTACCTACGTTGTGGACAAACTGGAAGAGCGCGTCCGCAAAATGGCGGCGGAATTGGATTCCGAACTCGTATTCCGCTGCGATGTTGCCAGCGACGACGAAATCAACCAAGTGTTCGCCGATTTGGGCAAACATTGGGACGGCTTGGACGGTTTGGTGCATTCCATCGGCTTCGCACCGAAAGAAGCCTTGAGCGGCGACTTCCTCGACAGCATCAGCCGCGAAGCGTTCAACACCGCACACGAAATTTCCGCATACAGCCTGCCCGCATTGGCAAAAGCCGCCCGTCCGATGATGCGCGGCAGAAACTCCGCCATCGTTGCCCTGAGCTACTTGGGCGCGGTGCGCGCGATTCCGAATTACAACGTGATGGGTATGGCAAAAGCCAGCCTTGAGGCAGGCATCCGCTTTACCGCCGCCTGTCTGGGCAAAGAAGGCATCCGCTGCAACGGCATTTCCGCCGGTCCGATCAAAACGCTCGCCGCCTCCGGCATTGCCGATTTCGGCAAACTCTTGGGACACGTCGCCGCCCACAATCCGCTGCGCCGCAACGTTACCATCGAAGAAGTCGGCAATACCGCCGCCTTCCTGCTGTCCGACCTGTCGTCCGGCATTACCGGCGAAATCACTTACGTTGACGGCGGTTACAGCATCAATGCCTTGAGCACCGAGGGATAA